The genomic DNA TGTGAttagtttaacatagagccttatagtgtgatcaatttaacatagagccctatagtgtgatccgtttaacatagagccttatagtgtgatcagtttaacatagagccttatagtgtgatcagtttaacatagagccttatagtgtgatcagtgtaacatagagccttatagtgtgatcagtgtaacatagagccttatagtgtgatcagtgtaacatagagccttatagtgtgatcagtttaacatagagccttatagtgtgatcagtttaacatagagccttatagtgtgatcagtgtaacatagagccttatagtgtgatcagtttaacatagagccttatagtgtgatcagtttaacatagagccttatagtgtgatcagtttaacatagagccttatagtgtgatcagtttaacatagagccctatagtgtgatccgtttaacatagagccttatagtgtgatcagtgtaacatagagccttatagtgtgatcagtttaacatagagccttatagtgtgatcagtttaacatagagccttatagtgtgatcagtttaacatagagccttatagtgtgatcagtttaacatagagccttatagtgtgatcagtttaacatagagccttatagtgttatcagtttaacatagagccttatagtgtgatcagtttaacatagagccttatagtgtgatcagtttaacatagagccttatagtgtgatcagtttaacatagagccttatagtgtgatcagtgtaacatagagccttatagtgtgatcagtttaacatagagccttatagtgtgatcagtttaaatagagccttatagtgtgatcagtttaacatagagccttatagtgtgatcagtttaacatagagccttatagtgtgatcagtgtaacatagagccttatagtgtgatcagtttaacatagagccttatagtgtgatcagtgtaacatagagccttatagtgtgatcagtttaacatagagccttatagtgtgatcgtttaacatagagccttatagtgtgatcaattTAATAtagagtagagccttatagtgtgatcagtttaacatagagccttcatGAAACACCACAAAGTAGGATTACATTCATTTTCAGATTTCCCCgcctccccccccccaccatcgATACACCGGAAGCTGTCATAGGGTGTGTCATTCAGAGTGTGACCTGCCTTCCTCCTGGGCAGTTATGTGGGTTAACCCTACTCATATCACTGTCCTAGAAATGCCCCAGACATGATGAAAACAAGCCCAGGTTCACCCAGGGGGAAATCCCTTTAACTGACACATACTTTGGTGCCTCAACTTTACGAGACCAACATGTTGATCAACAGCTCATAGGGATTAACACACAGTTCTCCAGTAAGTCTCTGCAAAGGGTgaaataatatgtgtgtgtgtgtgtgtgtgtgtgtgtgtgtgtgtgtgtgtgtgtgtgtgtgtgtgtgtgtgtgtgtgtgtgtgtgtgtgtgtgtgtgtgtgtgtgtgtgtgtgtgtgtgtgtgtaacggatctcgtcctcctcttctgaggagtgtgtgtgtgtgtgtgtgtgtttgtgtgtgtgtttaaattctttttatttctactttgcacattcttccattgcaaatctaccattccagtgttttacttgctatattgtatttactttgccaccatggcttttttgcctttacctcccttatctcacctcatttgctcacatcgtatatagacttgtttatactgtattattgactgtatgtttgttttactccatgtgtaactctgtgttgttgtatgtgtcgacctgctttgccttatcttggccaggtcgcaattgtaaatgagaacttgtttctaacttgcctacctggttaaataaaggtgaaataaaaaaaataaaaaaatgtaaaccaACTGTATCACTCAAACAAATTCAACAAGTAACCCAATATCACCATGACATGCTGTGACATTGGTACTAAAGCTGCATCATTCCAGACCAGTTAAGACTGCAATTGATGTTGAATTATTGTCTGATAAATGACATTCCACCTCCTGTGGTCTTTGCTTATTCTTGTTGTGTGGTTCCTAATCTCCTCACCATGGTAACACATGTCCACTGCCCAGAGGGTGGTCTGTACATCAATAGCACTAAAACCTCATATCAAATAAAACACAGACGGATGTCCCACTGGGGATGTCTTTGATGGTCTGATGGCACTGATGGCATTTACTACACAGCGTGTTCCCTTAATGTTGCAGGTGTATCAACCCCTGTCTGTTTGGTCACTGCTGTGTTGGGAAGAAACAGAAAGATGTCATTTTACAGTTTGACATTTTGCTCTGCAAAAGTTATTTTACGTGTGGAGTTACAGCTGGATGGCAGGGGGTCAAAAGAAGGGACTATATCAGGGATACCCTAATTAAAGGGATACCCTCATTAAAGGGATAGCCTAATTAAAGGGATACCCTCAGTAAAGGGATAGCCTAATTAAAGGGATACCCTCATTAAAGGGATACCCTCATTAAAGGGATAGCCTAATTACAGGGATAGCCTAATTTCCAAAGGATTCTGGCTGGCAgttggaaaatatatttttaaaatattaatTCCTTTGACATCTAGCCACAACaaacagaggagggagggcacATTTGACTAGGTCTCAGCTGTTACTGGCAAGCAGACTCCACACTTCCACACAGTTTAGAACGGGTCAGAACGGTCGAGAAAAGTGGTTGACACGAACGCACCATCACTGTTGATTAACTACCATGTACTGAGAGATCAGAGAACACTAGCTCACTACTGTCAGAGGGCATTACTAGAGAGAACAATCCCACTGACTAGTACAGGACACAACCTTGTAATCTGGAGACATTTGAGCTTAGATTAGAGACTCCCTCCAAGAGTGACAAATCACAGTGTGTCGTGCAGATAGTACATTAACTCGTATAGGGCTACAGGACACAACCTTATACTCGTCAGCACGGGACCTATAGTAATAATCTGTGGATGTACTGAGGTTAGAGAGACCACGCTAGTCTTGATTAGAAGATcatctgtatctgtgtgttgttTTTATCGCGGGCCACTGGGAAGAAAAACCTCCCACAGCTGCCCTGTAGCTGTCCTTAAGTTACACTGCAGTAGTGTGAAGCCAGGCTAAACACATCCTTCACAGCTAATGTCCCTGAGCTGCCAGGGCTACTGAGGAGCAAGGGCATTCAGGGTACAGTTAGATACACTTGACTGAACAAAGAGTAACTGAGGGCCAGCTGTGTGAGGAGAGGGAGTAGCCATAACAACAGTAATCAGGTCACGACCTGCCACTGACCCTGCCTCAGTTGGGCTggccagacagtgtgtgtgtgtgtgtgtgtgcgtgtgtgtccacctgcctgcgagtgtgtgtgactgtatgtgtgtgtgtgtctgtgagtgtgtgctcGAACTTCacactgtctctcatccctctctcacacagagaGACATCCATCCATTTAGTCAGAAATGGCCGTTAAACCAcagctgacagcagaggaacactAATGACCCAGAATCCTGTGCAGCGAACCACGGGCACCCATTATACGAGCAGCAccactgcacaaacacacacactaccacgtCACCCATCACCTCACGTCTCCCACGGTCACTGCCTCTCTGACACAAATTACAATCTCcacccagcctcccagacagGCAATTTTTCAACACTCCAACTGTATCTGAAAAGTGTCATTGTTTATAAAGAAAACATACCAAATTGAGGTAATAAGATTCATACCGGTATTTTAATCTTTATCATTCCGATGACATAATGAGCTACGGTGGAGATGTGGTTGTAATTATCTTTGCAGTGAATAAGTAGGGGACACTGTATTTGACCAAGAGACAGATGACTTGTCAATATAACCGCTGTGGGAGAATTGTCATCGCAAGAACTTGTGTGGCTCCATATTGATTTACCTCATACTCAAACTCCTCTGGCCTGTCCACTTCAGCTGGGGTGTTGGAGAGGTACTCTGGACACTCGTAGAATTCATGCTCCATGGTGTGGATGGAGTGACagctgaggagagacagaatgagaggaagagcgaggggaagaggagaaagacagatgtGTGAGTTTACAAGCTGGTTTCAACACCTTTATCCCTGTGTTGTGCATATTGGCCACAAACATAAAATCCCTTTCACAACCTCCAGGAAAGCAACTAATGACAGGGATCTATACACACATTGTTTCATTTTAAACATGGACGCATTTTAACAAGACAAAAAAAACCATGTAAGTGACAGAAGCTGTGAAAAGACAGCTTTGTCTCCTCTGTAATTGGTTGATTAACAGATGGTTACCTGGCACCTATACAGAGACATGTCAGCCCTGGTATAACCAGCCCCCAGTAACATCACTGTTGTTTAGAATCACAACAGCATCCATTCTGCCTCCCCCTTCTCAGCCGTATCACAGACCAGGGAACGGATGATTTGTAGTTTATAGGACATAATGTATTTCATTTCTGGCCCAGTAAAGACCTATAAATAGACTGAGAATGAACGTAGTACTGTACAACAGTCACTCCGTTTGTTTTTAATCACCTTGTAAACTCTTATAGGAAATGGATGCAGCAGTCTGGCTGCACTGCAGACACAATGATTACATGCCAGTTGGAGAGCATCCTAATGACATTAAAGGGATGTGATCAGCTGtactggggaggggggggcagtAATGCTGCTGTCCTCCATGATACAGTAGAGGCTCTGATCAACCACATCAGGTTGATGTAACCCATAATAAAGCATCTCCATCTTGAGGAGAACTATCCAAGGGGCCACTCATACAAATGTAGACATTCACCACAGTAAGTCAccttggataaaagtgtctactAATGGCACATATTATTACATTAGCCACATGTTATTCATTCATATTCAAGGGCAACCCACGTTCTTTCTCAATAAAGGGTTTATCTATTAGAAAGTTCCGTCAGAAAATTCAGGCCAAACCTCTGAGTCACATACAGGACATGTATTACTCAGACAGAAGTCTACAACAATGGTTCTCAAATCCTGGCTCCCTGTATATTAACCCCGAGTGAGGTTATCTCTATGGCAACGAGGCACACCTCACCTGACAGCAGGAAGGGTTAGGATGGAGGTTagagttgagggttagggttgagggttagggttacggtgaGTTTGAAGGCTCGGGTTAgtgttgagggttagggttgaggctagggttacgGTAAGttttaaggctagggttagggtaagttttaaggctagggttagggtaagttttaaggctagggttagggtaagggataaggttatggttaggattagATGCCCCTCACCTGTCTGAAAGCAGAAAGGGGCAGATGTCAGGTACAGGTGGAGTAGCAGGCCTCAGCTTAGCCAGGGCCATGATGTGTTCAAAAGTGATGTCCGTCTGCGTGCACACGTCCACCACGTGAACTTCCTGTAATGTTTGGTGTGAGTGGGTGGGGTTGCCATGGCGACGGACAACCTGCACCACGATGGGGTCTCTTCTGATGACCTCCACCATCTCGTCATGGCTGGCCTTGGAGTAGTCCCTGCCATTCACCTGAACAGGGAAGAGATAGAAGAGTCTTAAACCTATGTACACAGTACAGGAATAACTAGGTGTCTATGTGGTGAGTCAGTATCACAAAAGCTAGACTCTTCCCACAGCCAAGTCCCttccattcccaagtccctaacATTCCCAAGTCCCTAACATTCTCAAGTCCCTAACATTCTCAAGTCCCTAACATTCCCAAGTTCAAACCATTCCaaagtccctaccattcccaagtccctaccattcccaaatTCCTACCATTCCCAAATCCCTAACATTCCCAAGTCCCTAACATTCTCAAGTCCCTAACATTCTCAAGTCCCTAACATTCCCAAGTCCCTAACATTCTCAAGTCCCTAACATTCTCAAGTCCCTAACATTCCCAAGTTCATACCATACCaaagtccctaccattcccaagtccctaccattcccaagtccctcctattcccaagtccctcccattcccaagtccctacctttcccaagtccctcccattcccaagtccctcctattcccaagtccctaccattcccaagtccctaccattcccaagtccctaccattcccaagtccctaccattcccaagtccctcctattcccaagtccctcctattcccaagtccctaccattcccaagtccctaccattcccaagtccctcctattcccaagtccctcccattcccaagtccctaccattcccaagtccctaccattcccaagtccctcccaTTCCCAAGCCCCTACctttcccaagtccctaccattcccaagtccctaccattcccaagtccctcccaTTCCCAAGCCCCTACCTTTCCAAAGTttctaccattcccaagtccctagcattcccaagtccctagcattcccaagtccctaccattcccaagtccctacctttCCCAAATCCCTACCTTTCCGAAGTTTCtatcattcccaagtccctacctttCCGAAGTTTCTatcattcccaagtccctcctATTCCCAAGTCCCTCCCATTCCCAAATTCCTACCATTCCCAAATCCCTCCCATTCCCAAGCCCCTCCTATTCCCAAGTCCctcccattcccaagtccctaccattcccaagtccctaccattcccaagtccctcctATTCCCAAGTCCCTCCCATTCCCAAGCCCCTCCTATTCACAAGTCCctcccattcccaagtccctaccattaCCAAGTCCCTACCTTTCAGAAGTTTCTATCATTACCAAGTCCCCACCATTCCTAAGTCCCCACCATTCCCATGTCCCTATCATTCCCatgtccctaccattcccaagtccctaccattcccatGTCCCTATCATTCCCatgtccctaccattcccaagtccctacctttCAGAAGTTTCTATCATTCCCAAgcccctaccattcccaagtccctcccaTTCCCAAGCCCCTACCTTTCCAAAGTttctaccattcccaagtccctagcattcccaagtccctaccattcccaagtcactaccattcccaagtccctcccaTTCCCAAGCCCCTACCTTTCCAAAGTttctaccattcccaagtccctagcattcccaagtccctagcattcccaagtccctaccattcccaagtccctacctttCCCAAATCCCTACCTTTCCGAAGTTTCtatcattcccaagtccctacctttCCGAAGTTTCTATCATTTCCAAGTCCCTCCTATTCCCatgtccctaccattcccaagtccctacctttCAGAAGTTTCTATCATTCCCAAgcccctaccattcccaagtccctcccaTTCCCAAGCCCCTACCTTTCCAAAGTttctaccattcccaagtccctagcattcccaagtccctagcattcccaagtccctaccattcccaagtcactaccattcccaagtccctcccaTTCCCAAGCCCCTACCTTTCCAAAGTttctaccattcccaagtccctagcattcccaagtccctagcattcccaagtccctaccattcccaagtccctacctttCCCAAATCCCTACCTTTCCGAAGTTTCtatcattcccaagtccctacctttCCGAAGTTTCTATCATTTCCAAGTCCCTCCTATTCCCAAATTCCTACCATTCCCAAATCCCTAACATTCTCAAGTCCCTAACATTCTCAAGTCCCTAACATTCTCAAGTCCCTAACATTCCCAAGTTCATACCATTCCaaagtccctaccattcccaagtccctaccattcccaaatTCCTACCATTCCCAAATCCCTAACATTCTCAAGTCCCTAACATTCTCAAGTCCCTAACATTCTCAAGTCCCTAACATTCCCAAGTCCCTAACATTCCAAAGTCCCTAACATTCtcaagtccctaccattcccaagtccctaccattcccaagtccctcctattcccaagtccctcccattcccaagtccctacctttcccaagtccctacctttCCCAAGCCCCTCCTATTCCCAAGTCCctcccattcccaagtccctacctttCCCAAGCCCCTCCTATTCCCAAGTCCctcccattcccaagtccctaccattcccaagtccctaccattcccaagtccctcctATTCCCAAGTCCCTCCCATTCCCAAGCCCCTcctattcccaagtccctaccattcccaagtccctcccaTTCCCAAGCCCCTACCTTTCCAAAGTttctaccattcccaagtccctagcattcccaagtccctaccattcccaagtccctacctttCCCAAATCCCTAC from Oncorhynchus masou masou isolate Uvic2021 unplaced genomic scaffold, UVic_Omas_1.1 unplaced_scaffold_3633, whole genome shotgun sequence includes the following:
- the LOC135534601 gene encoding PDZ domain-containing RING finger protein 4-like — protein: MVEVIRRDPIVVQVVRRHGNPTHSHQTLQEVHVVDVCTQTDITFEHIMALAKLRPATPPVPDICPFLLSDSCHSIHTMEHEFYECPEYLSNTPAEVDRPEEFEYE